The region TTGCTTTTCTACAACTGTCTTATCAGATGAgagtaaaaataattttagacTCACCCACTCCTAACACTCCTCCATCAGAGCAGTTGGTAACAGTCTCGGGCGGAGGAGGAATAGGATATAAACATCTGTAGCATGGCCCTCCTCTGTAGTTGTACACAGTGAGCtacaaacaaaaaggaaaatacCAAGTGTTGAGACTTGTATTCAGTATATATTTGTGTGAAATTGATATTCACACAAATGTTTGCAGTGCTAATACACACCGATGTGGTTGTTGGATTCATTTTGATCTGAGAAGCAGCCTTACCTGTCCCTCCATTCTTAAGGCGCTAGCAGACACTAAAGGCTTGCCACTCAGAACACAAGCGTCATTGACAAGGTATCGTGTGGGCACGTTATCTGAACAGTCAGCCACAATGTCATACATGAACGACAAATAGTTAAGGTCATTACAAAAGGATTCAGCCatttaaaagatattttaagACACATGCACATTAAAGGATACTGTTGAATGAGTGGTATGGCATTCTCAGAAGAGAGCTGGAGATGATATGGCACACACTGCACTGTATGATTCAACCTGTTAGAACAGTTAAGTGAACTCCAAGCACATATTACAAACTGCTAGGAAATGCTGTGTCTAAATATTTACTCACACTCAGTCTAATTATTAACTTCAGTTATTATTGCAATCACTGATTACAGAGGTTCCCTTTTTCCTCACACACCATGTATAATATCCAATGAAAATAATTGCCAAAAGAATCAAACAATTTTGAGCAGCTGTCCTCAGCTTAAAATCACTATGTCCAAAGTCAAGTGTTGACTAGAGGTGTAACATTCCCTAAGCGTTGGGATACAGAGCAAAACTACATGCTCTAGAGTAATGGAGTTCCATCCAGCTCCatttggagtggtgtttctaatacagaacaaaacaatCCAACAGCCCTACTGGACCTATTCTTATAGCTGAGTGCAATCAAATTCTGAATGTGTGTCTCAGTTTTATGAAAATGTAGTAAATACATCCAATTCGCTTTAGGTTGTTCTCTTTAAATAATGACATGGTACATATTTAGTGTAAAATTAACAAATACCTGCTTAGGGCCTGTGCTGCAGACTGGGTTTTGGGCAGTCCCTGAGTGTGCTCTGTATGCAGCACCTGTCTGTGTAGATTACTCAGCTCCACCTCATCATAATCCAACAGCCCCAAACGTcctgaaaacataaaaaaataataatcacgcCTTCAGCTAGGATACACTGGCCTAATGACATTACCATGACCAATATAGCCATACATGTTTGCAGTAGTTCCCAAAGTTGGGGGCAAATTAATACATACATAATGCCTTGTAATAATTTTACTGTAAAGTGAAATGatttatgaatatattattgcaTTGTTCAATAAGTTGCAGTTttttatgaattaaaatgtttaaaaaaaattccagtgGAGTGTGAAGGGCTTCAAAATATTGTTTTCTACAAAAGGGAGCACTGGCTTAGAGATTCAAgcgtagcgtcgcagtcacacagctccgggggtCTGAAGGTTGTGAGTTcggctctgggtgactgtctgttaggagtttggtgtgttctccctgtgttcgcatgggtttcttccaggtgtggcagttttctcccatagtccaaaaacatacgattgatgactcaaaagtgtccacaggagtgtgtgcatgtgtgtgtcacctCCAGGGtgcggacccaccacaaccctgaactggataagcggctacagacaatgaataaatgaaatatgtAGTGTCATGCCTGGCATAGTCAGTGGTACCTGCCATTGTCTTACAACACAACGTTGTTTTCATTACTTTAATCTGACTTGAAGATACCTCTAGTATGGTTAATGTTAATACAATGTTTATGTCTGCAACAATTTACCTGGATGTATAGTAATGTCATGCTCACCCATTTctgtaatattcatttattcagttattttattaGGTGGTGCTGTAGTTTGCGTTTAAGATCCAGTTTCATaaagattctttttttttaatgtgggtTTTGCATTTACCAAAACATAAATGCTCTATGATTAATATTGTTAAACCTTATCTTCAGACAGCAGCAGCGAATACTCAGTCAGTTTTGTTGTTGAGACATTCTATCAATTTGAAACCAAACATTTAAGAGAAGAGTGGTATTGTGGAACCTACCTATTCCAGCTGCAGCGAGGTACTGAGCTACAGGACAACCTAAACCTCCACATCCCACCACCAGAACAGAGGTGTTTGAAAGACTGATTTGACCTGAATAGACAAGAAATGAAATAACTGGAGTGATTCGTCTAATTAGGTGAAAAAATGGATTCAGCCCATGTTCATTTTAAACTAGTTACCTTTAACACCAAGCTCTGGCAGCAAAAGCTGCCTGCTGTATCTCAATATGTCCTCATTGGTTAAGGCTGTTTTTTTCAGAGGGGTCAAAACAGACACTTGGTCTTGTATGTCTGCTACTAAAGGGTTAGCCTGCTGGAACAAACAGAGAAGAGAAGGGCAGCTTTTCAGAACACGGGGTTGCAAACAGAAAACTATAGTTTTTAAGGAAATGTAAGATGGCAAATaggaaaattaatttatttacattacatttttaaggAAATGTAATGTGGCAAAAGAAAGGAACAGTACCAGCTTCTTGGCAAAAGAGTGCAAACTAGCTTTTCAGAAAAGCGTGTGTACAGAGCTCGTGTTCATGCTGAGCGAGTGAATGCAGCTCAGACCTTTTGAATTTGTTCGACTCTCTTTTTTAAAGCAGCGATTTCTGTGTCTTTTTCCAGCAGCTGTTTCTTCAGGTTTAAAACCTCGTCCTCCATAACGAAGAGTAAAAGTTAAATGTAATCGGACTGAAATGAAAAGTGCAAAACTCTAAGATCCCCTGTTACTCCTAACTGCACTACAGACCCACGCGCAGCAGTTCCTGTTTTGCATACGTCATCAAACACGTCTTAGAGGTCATGTGCCTTAACCAACCAATCACGGAGCAGAATAATGTCCCCTTTTATTCActcttttttttcaaatatatatttgaaaaaaaaaaaagaatatatatatatatatatatatatatatatatatatttaatttttttattttttttttattttaatttttttcaaaaatacttgtttcattttttgtttgtttgttttttttaccagaAAACTTCTGAATATGGGGTTTAGTCTAAATgttaatcattcatttattcattatctgtaacccttatccagttcagggtcgcggtgggtccagagcctacctggaatcattgggtgggaatacaccctggagggagcgccagtccttcacagggcaacacacacactcacccattcactcacacctacaggcaCTTTTGAGTGTCTgtacctaacaacgtgtgtttttggactgtgggaggaaaccggagcacccagaggaaacccacgcagacacaggaagaacacaccgaactcctcacagacagtcacccggagcgggactcgaactcactacctccaggtccatggagctgtgtgactgtgacactaaaaattattattaaactaaaaaaattataaaaacaaacgtaTAACATATTGCCTCTTGCGGAATAACTGTTTCTATATACTCATTCTTACATTGTccgtaagcgcttatccagttcagggtcgcagtgggtttggagcctacctggaatcaatggacccaaggcaggaacacaccctggacggtgtgacagtacttcacagggtgaaacgcacattgactcacacactcacacctatggacaattttgagtagccaatccatggaggaaaaccggagcacccagagaaaactcaggcaaacatggggagaacacactaaactcctcacagacagtcacctggaacggggCGCTGTCCCTATgtagtaaacacaaaatgagcaaatcatttaaatactatgtttaaactcttaaaaatattttgctgtgtaaattaaatgtataaaatgtttatttaactttatatttaataaagtaatGATTTTTATATTGAAGGTCTCTTTTAAACTCTTTTGATGAATAATATGGGGTATTATAACCACATTAATTTATGATTATTGGAACTTTAAAGTTCTTAAAGATTGACTAGATTAGAATGATTGATTAATCAAGATATAGACTGATTAATCTATACAGACAGCCATAGCAGAATGCAGTATTTGAAAGTATTTGAAGAACTATGATCAGTCtgttttaaccaatcacatttatCCCTGCCTGTAGActggtaaccaattacattcctttcattaattaattaattaattcatccagctcagggtcactgtgggtccagagcctacctggaatcattgggcgcaaggcaagtatacaccctggagggggcccaattacattccttctgcctcaaaatcagcactgcctccagaaccattttgaaaaGAGATTTTTCATGTGTTGACTCACTGTCCagtctgttagacacacctaactTGTTGGTCCACAaggtagatgtaaagtcagaggcagtagtcctctagtcctttatcagcGCACATAGGGCATTgttagctggatatttttggttggtggttggcagtgacactgagggctttaaaacctccagcagtaccgctgtgtctgagccactcgTACCAACAGTAACACATcacaaccacatcagtgtcactgcagcccaGAACCCAAATTGTACGagctctgtggtggccctgtgtGGGTCCTGAAAGGGAGCAAACAATGTGTACAGAGCCACAGACAACAAAGTGCTTCTGTTGAGTTGAGAGAATGCACACAAGGAGTTGGTCATagtgttatggttgatcagtgtaaaTTGCATAAAAGTACTAATAATATTTACCTAATCCCACTGTCGACTAAGAAAATGGCTTGTTCAAATCATTTTGCTTTAGTAACAAATTTTATAACGACtagatttttatttgtttcttctcAGTTCaattaaagttacattaaactCTACCTTTGAGTTAGAGGTCAGAGGTTCTTGaacttttttatatatgtgtcttcatgtatttatttatttatttatttatttattaagcagTAAAAATATGTCCCAATTCATAATTTCAGactgtgaatttaaaaaaaaatgttgaggaAATATTGCACGCTCAGTCATATGGTTTGCTCATTTGAAAGTATCTGGTCTCAGTTGATAGTAGCTGGTGCTCATTCACTAGTATTTCTATTTGGAATTAAAGCATTACCTCTGATTTCATTTTATGGACTGCTTACTTGATAATATCTGAGGTTCATTAAATAGTATAAGGTTTTCATGCAA is a window of Hoplias malabaricus isolate fHopMal1 chromosome 1, fHopMal1.hap1, whole genome shotgun sequence DNA encoding:
- the mocs3 gene encoding adenylyltransferase and sulfurtransferase MOCS3 isoform X1, with product MEDEVLNLKKQLLEKDTEIAALKKRVEQIQKQANPLVADIQDQVSVLTPLKKTALTNEDILRYSRQLLLPELGVKGQISLSNTSVLVVGCGGLGCPVAQYLAAAGIGRLGLLDYDEVELSNLHRQVLHTEHTQGLPKTQSAAQALSRLNHTVQCVPYHLQLSSENAIPLIQQYDIVADCSDNVPTRYLVNDACVLSGKPLVSASALRMEGQLTVYNYRGGPCYRCLYPIPPPPETVTNCSDGGVLGVVPGIMGCLQALEVLKIASGQGSSFKQQLLMFDGQEGRFRSIKLRARQAGCAVCGEKPTVTELQDYEKFCGSAATDKCRRLNLLTSEQRISVQEYKSIVDSATPHLLLDVRPKVEVDICCLTTSINIPLSSLEERKTDDVSLLKEKILELKQQITGESEVPVFVVCKLGNDSQKAVQVLNVMSGSEVEPISVKDISGGLMSWANKIDPSFPQY
- the mocs3 gene encoding adenylyltransferase and sulfurtransferase MOCS3 isoform X2 translates to MEDEVLNLKKQLLEKDTEIAALKKRVEQIQKANPLVADIQDQVSVLTPLKKTALTNEDILRYSRQLLLPELGVKGQISLSNTSVLVVGCGGLGCPVAQYLAAAGIGRLGLLDYDEVELSNLHRQVLHTEHTQGLPKTQSAAQALSRLNHTVQCVPYHLQLSSENAIPLIQQYDIVADCSDNVPTRYLVNDACVLSGKPLVSASALRMEGQLTVYNYRGGPCYRCLYPIPPPPETVTNCSDGGVLGVVPGIMGCLQALEVLKIASGQGSSFKQQLLMFDGQEGRFRSIKLRARQAGCAVCGEKPTVTELQDYEKFCGSAATDKCRRLNLLTSEQRISVQEYKSIVDSATPHLLLDVRPKVEVDICCLTTSINIPLSSLEERKTDDVSLLKEKILELKQQITGESEVPVFVVCKLGNDSQKAVQVLNVMSGSEVEPISVKDISGGLMSWANKIDPSFPQY